One Vicugna pacos chromosome X, VicPac4, whole genome shotgun sequence DNA window includes the following coding sequences:
- the FOXP3 gene encoding forkhead box protein P3: MSAPGTMADTWTPKSFGTGIFLKQKITEAGASGSIRPSLPLDKDPMPNPRPAKPLAPSLVLGPSPGASPSWRAAPKAPDQLGAKGPGTTFQGRDLRGGAHASSSSLNPMPPSQLQLPTVPLVMVAPSGTRLGPSPHLQALLQDRPHFVHQLSTVDAHARTPVLQVRPLDSPAMISLPPPTAATGVFSLKARPGLPPGINVTSLEWVSREPALLCAFPSPSVPRKDSTLSTVPQGAYSLLANGVCKWPGCEKVFEEPEDFLKHCQADHLLDEKGRAQCLLQREVVQSLEQQLVLEKEKLGAMQAHLAGKMATTKAPSAASSEKGSCCIVAAGTQGTAGPAWPGPQEAPDGLFAVRRHLWGSHGNSTFPEFFHNMDYFKFHNMRPPFTYATLIRWAILEAPEKQRTLNEIYHWFTRMFAFFRNHPATWKNAIRHNLSLHKCFVRVESEKGAVWTVDEFEFRKKRSQRPSRCSNPTPGS, translated from the exons CCTGCCCTTGGACAAGGACCCAATGCCCAACCCCAGGCCAGCCAAGCCCTTGGCCCCTTCCTTGGTGCTCGGCCCATCACCAGGAGCCTCACCCAGCTGGAGGGCTGCACCCAAGGCCCCAGACCAGCTGGGAGCCAAGGGCCCGGGGACAACCTTCCAGGGCCGGGACCTCAGAGGGGGGGCCcacgcctcctcttcctccttgaaCCCCATGCCACCATCGCAGCTGCAG ctgcCCACAGTCCCCCTTGTCATGGTGGCACCCTCCGGAACACGGCTGGgtccctctccccacctgcaGGCACTCCTCCAGGACAGGCCACACTTTGTGCATCAG CTCTCAACAGTGGATGCCCATGCCCGGACCCCCGTGCTGCAGGTGCGCCCACTGGACAGCCCAGCTATGATCAGCCTCCCGCCACCCACTGCTGCTACTGGGGTCTTCTCCCTCAAGGCCCGGCCTGGCCTGCCACCTG GGATCAACGTGACCAGCCTGGAGTGGGTGTCCAGGGAGCCAGCACTGCTCTGTGCCTTCCCAAGCCCCAGTGTGCCCAGGAAGGACAG CACCCTTTCGACTGTGCCCCAGGGCGCCTACTCACTGCTGGCAAATGGTGTCTGCAAGTGGCCCGGATGCGAGAAGGTCTTCGAGGAGCCAGAGGACTTCCTCAA GCACTGCCAGGCAGACCACCTCCTGGATGAGAAGGGCAGGGCTCAGTGTCTTCTCCAGAGGGAGGTGGTGCAGTCTCTGGAGCAACAG CTGGTGCTGGAGAAGGAGAAGCTAGGTGCTATGCAGGCCCACCTGGCTGGGAAGATGGCCACAACCAAGGCTCCATCTGCG gcatCATCTGAGAAGGGCTCCTGCTGTATCGTAGCCGCTGGCACCCAGGGCACtgctggcccagcctggcccgGCCCCCAGGAGGCCCCTGACGGCCTGTTTGCTGTGCGGAGGCACCTCTGGGGCAGCCATGGAAACAGCACATTCCCAG AGTTCTTCCACAACATGGACTACTTCAAGTTCCACAACATGCGGCCCCCTTTCACCTATGCCACCCTCATCCGTTGG GCCATCCTGGAGGCTCCCGAGAAGCAGCGGACCCTCAATGAGATCTATCACTGGTTTACACGCATGTTCGCCTTCTTCAGAAACCACCCTGCCACCTGGAAG AATGCCATCCGCCACAACCTGAGCCTGCACAAGTGCTTTGTGCGTGTGGAGAGTGAGAAGGGGGCCGTGTGGACCGTGGATGAGTTCGAGTTCCGCAAGAAGAGGAGCCAGAGGCCCAGCAGGTGTTCCAACCCCACACCTGGCTCCTGA